The DNA region TTGAGAACTGGTACGGCGTTAACATTACCTGGTACTGGTTTGAGGAATTTGAGCCATATCCGGTTGCTTCTCATTACCTGAAGTACTGGTCGATTGACGGTGCATTTTCGAATCCCACGCTTGTCCTTACTGATATGGAACTGCGGGTTGTATGGGTATATCATGTGTATTGCATCGGAAAAGGTGAAATTGACGGTGTCCAGAGTGCTGATTCACTTGCAGCATCAATTCGCAAAATCCAGACAGGTGAGTGGACGCAGAGCCAGAATATTCCGAACTATGAAATCACATTCTTCGGAATATTCCTGCTTGGTCTAATAACAGCCTTTACTCCGTGCTCAATTGCGCTTCTCGTGGCGATGCTGTCCTATGGAGGAGCGGTAGGTGGGAAAAAAGAGGGAAAGAGAAATCCGAGAAGAGAGATGCTTGAAGGATTCTGGGTTGGCGTTGCATTTACAATTGGTATGGCACTGATATTCTTTGTTTTTGGCTGTTTCCTTTCCTTAATAGGGTTTTTCACAGGGAGTTCTGCGATTTTCTATCTTATTGCAGGGATAATCCTGATAATCCTGGGGTCCAATATTTTACTCTCGCTTGGAGAAAAATTTAAATCCATGTTTCTGAGGATTGGAAAGGATAGAGTGGAACGAAAGACCTTCCGGGAGGGAGGAAAAAATCTTTTCATCAAAACCACCAAAAGGTCAGTTTATATGGGTGCCTTCCTTCTCGGTATCTTGTTTTCTGTTGGCTGGGCACCGTGTGCAATTTCCCTTGTTTTCCCAGTGTTCATATTGCTTCTTACCCAGCAACTAACGATGCTGATGAGTGGTTTTCTCCTGTTTGTGTTTGGGATTGCGCACGGAATCCCTGTAATCCTTCTTCTTGCGGTGAGCAGAGGCACGAGAGCAGCACTCGGGAACAGGTACATCTCTGCTGGGAAATGGATAGAGAAAGGGTTTGGAATTGCATTGATATGCATCGGAGTTCTATTTTCCCTCAAAGTTTTTGGAGTGAATCTGTGGTGAACTCCTGCCTTCCATGAACCCTTTTATACCTCTATTCATTCCATAGAGTATGCACAAAAAGGTAGAGTATAAAGGTGATGGCTGTTCAGGATGCAGGGTATGTGCCTCCACCTGTGCCTGGTACAATTCTGGGAGCCAGAACTGGAAGCATGGACGGATTAAAATCGTGAAGGAAGAGCCAGATGTGGATTATCCTGTTATTTGCAGGCAGTGTAAAGAGCCAGCTTGCCTTGCTGCATGCAAGTTTGGAGCAATCGCGCCTAATGAGGTCGGTGTGCTTATGGTAAACCATGAGAAATGCACTGGTTGCGGTGCCTGTGTCCGTGCCTGTCCCTACGAAGGAATAAAACTCCATCCTGTTTTGAAAAAGGCAGTGAAGTGCGATTTGTGTAATGGTGCGCCAAAATGCATTGAGCATTGTCCAGAGGGAGTGCTATCCCTTAAGGAGGTGGATTGATTGAAGGGCTACAACAACAAAATGCTGAGGGTCAATCTGAGCGAAGCAAAGGTGCGGGAAGAAAAGCTACCTGAAGAATTAATCCAGAATTATATCGGCGGCACTGGTATCTGTGCTAAGCTCTTATTTGATGAGGTTAAGGCAGGTATCAATCCTCTTTCACCTGAAAACAAGTTGATTTTCGGAACT from Thermoplasmata archaeon includes:
- a CDS encoding 4Fe-4S dicluster domain-containing protein, which translates into the protein MHKKVEYKGDGCSGCRVCASTCAWYNSGSQNWKHGRIKIVKEEPDVDYPVICRQCKEPACLAACKFGAIAPNEVGVLMVNHEKCTGCGACVRACPYEGIKLHPVLKKAVKCDLCNGAPKCIEHCPEGVLSLKEVD